A region of the Leptospira broomii serovar Hurstbridge str. 5399 genome:
TTCGATTCCAGTCCTTCCAATTAAATATCTTTCACCGGAAGAGGAAGATAAATTGGTTTCGAAAGCGGATCAAGATAAAGTTTTACTTAGCCAAATCAAGACTACTAAAGGTTTGAGAGAAATCATTCAGAACCTTTTGAAATTTTCCAATCAGGAAAGAAAAGCTATTGGTGATTTGATAGCTGAGTTTTCTAAAAATAAGGATTAAATTCGAAATCTGAATATAAATTTCTTTAGTCTAAAGCTAATATGCCTAAAGAACAAAATGAATTGATAAAACTTGATATAGATTACATATCTCGTTTCCCCGATATTCCATTGAAATACGGATTTAATAATGGTGAAGAAATATTTGTTGATCATCTCGATTACGTTGAAGTAATTCGGGGCGGCGAGGGAAATCATAAATCTGGATTTCATGCTAGATTAAATGAAATTCAGTCTTCATTTCTTTCTGATATCAGCGAATATTTTAACAAGTTTAGAAATGAGTATTTTGATGACATAGAAGATGCACTGGGGTATGCGGGCATAAAGACTTACAGAGAGTTTGTCTTTGATTATGTAAACAAAAAAGATCCGAAATTTAGAAGCCCATTAGAAACTAGTATCCACGAATTATTAAAAGGATTTATAAGAAAAAAATATCGAAAACTTTATTGTAGGGACTGTGTAGGAGAGGGAATCCAAAGTTTTCGAAACTTAGACTTTGATTCAATTGAATCTATTTTAAAAGTTAATGAGGATTATTTTAATCGAATTATCGATTCTGCCGATGAATTTACTTTTATCCATAGAGGGCAACAAAAGCGAAAGCCCTATCGAAATAAAAGCGTCTACATTGAGAGGAAATTGATAACCTCATACTCGTTTTCAATTTCCGTAGCGGAATCATTTGCTACTTTTGGTAAGAAGGGACTGCAAATACCGGAAATGATTGGAATTGAAGCCAATGAAATTTTTGATAGAATATTTGCTATGCCTATGTTCTTCGATACCCTTCCTGCAGTTCATCATAAATCTTACGAACTTTTACTGATACCGCCATTGGAAGAGATTAGAATTTACCAAGATATTAGTCCAGATGGGGCAAGCGAATACGTTATATTGAATGAAAACTCAAAATATTTTGAACGCTATATCGCGGAAATTGAAAGGGTCACTGGGATTTCGATTTAATAGCTTAGTTTATTAAAATCTTATCAATACCCTAACCGGCTCCGCCATCCTTGGCTACGCCGGTTAGACATTCGGGGCGCGGCACAGCAGATAACTAAAAATTGTCACGGCGCTTCGGGATCGCTTCGCGACCCTCGCTTGGGCTTCGCCAAATTCCGCTTTGTCACTTCGTTTGCAGAGCAAACTCGTGCCAAGTGCTTTGCACTCGCGGAACTTCGACAATTATATTTCGTTAAGCGCCATTGAAATAATTTAATTTTTAAAAGGAATCAAAACGAGGATAAGTTATGCTTACAAAGAAGTATATAAATAGTGTAAAGAATGTTCCTGCAATTATGAAAAAAATAATTGAAGGAACTGCGCCAGAGAAGTTTACAACGGAGCATTTAAAAAAAATTGGTTTTCCGAGCAGTAATGATAGGGCATTAATAGGGGTTTTTAAAGATTTGGGTTTCCTGGATGAAAGTGGTACACCAACTCAGCGTTATCACAATTATCGGAATACGCATACCTCGAGACAAGTGTTAGGCGAAGCTTTAAAAGAGGCCTACTCTGAAATATTTCATATAAATGAAAATCCTTCCGGAGGTGATAAACCTGCTATAATTGGGCTATTCAAGTCAAAACACAATGTTGGTGATCAAGTAGCCGGTTATATGGCTAACACTTTTCTTTCTTTGCTCGATCTTTCTGATATTACAGCAACTCCCAAAAGTGCAAAATCAAAGGAAACTACAAGTGAAGATGTAGAGCTCGTGAAGCAAACAGAGCTTTCTGATGTTCCATTAAAAACCTCTATATCTGCAAATCTTCGATATAATATAGAAATTCACTTACCATCGACAAAAGATATTGAAGTATATAATTCAATATTCAAATCACTAAGAGAGAATCTTCTTAATGAATAAGAGAGTAAATATACGTGAATGGCTTTTTAGAGCCTTAATGTTTGAGGCTGAATCTGAGAAATTCAAATTAGCGGGAATAAGAGTCGGTTCTGATACTGAACAGTCAGAAAAGTCGTTATGGGAAGAAGCCCTTTCGCCTTTCCCTGTCAGCACACGAAATGAATCCTTAAGAATGTCTCGAATTTATGCTCTTACGAACTGTTTCGAAAATTCAGTAAGAGACTTAATTAAAGAAAGACTAACTGAAAAATTTGATGTTGACTGGTGGGAAAAAGGGGTTCCAAAAACAGTTCGAGATTTTGCTTCTAAAAGACAACAAGACGCAAAAGATAATTCCTGGTTAGAAGGAGATCATTCTGAATTAATTGAGTTCACAGAATTCGGACATCTATCGGATATAATTGTTCATAATTGGGAAGATTTTAAAGATTTAATTCCGACACAACATTGGTTAAAGCAACGAATGGACGAGTTGGAGAAAGCTAGAAATTTTGTAGCCCATAATAGGCTGCTTTTACCTTCAGAATTTCGGAGAATAGAACAATATATTAATGATTGGAATAAGCAGATCGGATTCTAATCGCAAAATTTCAACGGCGCCTAACTCCGGCTCGGCCGCTTCGCTTCGGGCTCACTTGGTGACCCTCGCTCCGGCCTTCGGCAAATCCAGCTTTGTCACTTCGCTTGCATAGCAAGCTCGCGCCAAGTCCTTCGGCCAGCCTCTTTCGTTAAGCGCCATGTGATAAAATTATTCCACAAATGAATTGCTATAAACTCACTGAATTGTAAGAATAAACAGAAAAATGGCTAAAGACGAGATTCTTAAAAAAATCAAGGAAACTGCTTTATTATTGGGCGGAAAATCGCCTTCCATAGGTGATATGGAGAAATATGCGAAAATTCCGTCTCATAAATGGAAAGGCAAATATTGGACTAGATGGTCTGATGCTTTAGCTGAAGCTGGATTTGCGGCGAATACTTTTTCTTCCCCCGCTTTCGGAAAAGAGCATATTCTAAAAGAAATCTTAATCTACGCAAGATCTTTGAATAAAATTCCGACGTACACTGAATTAAAAATTCGCAAACAAACCGATTCAAATTTTCCAAGTGTCACTACGATTAAAAATACATTCCAAAATATAGAATATTCAGAAATAAAGAAAGATTTATATAACTATTGCAATAATAATTCTGAATATTCAGATCTATTGGCTTTGTTTAATGAAGCTGATAAAGCTCCTTCCTTGAAGCCTTCCGTATCAGAAAGTAACAAGATTTCATCAGGCTATGTCTATTTGTTTCAACATGGATCTCGAAATGAATATAAAATT
Encoded here:
- a CDS encoding DUF5343 domain-containing protein — protein: MLTKKYINSVKNVPAIMKKIIEGTAPEKFTTEHLKKIGFPSSNDRALIGVFKDLGFLDESGTPTQRYHNYRNTHTSRQVLGEALKEAYSEIFHINENPSGGDKPAIIGLFKSKHNVGDQVAGYMANTFLSLLDLSDITATPKSAKSKETTSEDVELVKQTELSDVPLKTSISANLRYNIEIHLPSTKDIEVYNSIFKSLRENLLNE
- a CDS encoding Swt1 family HEPN domain-containing protein; amino-acid sequence: MNKRVNIREWLFRALMFEAESEKFKLAGIRVGSDTEQSEKSLWEEALSPFPVSTRNESLRMSRIYALTNCFENSVRDLIKERLTEKFDVDWWEKGVPKTVRDFASKRQQDAKDNSWLEGDHSELIEFTEFGHLSDIIVHNWEDFKDLIPTQHWLKQRMDELEKARNFVAHNRLLLPSEFRRIEQYINDWNKQIGF
- a CDS encoding GIY-YIG nuclease family protein translates to MAKDEILKKIKETALLLGGKSPSIGDMEKYAKIPSHKWKGKYWTRWSDALAEAGFAANTFSSPAFGKEHILKEILIYARSLNKIPTYTELKIRKQTDSNFPSVTTIKNTFQNIEYSEIKKDLYNYCNNNSEYSDLLALFNEADKAPSLKPSVSESNKISSGYVYLFQHGSRNEYKIGKTNNIIRREGEISIELPEKARPIHHIETDDPSGIEKYWHHRFKDKRKNGEWFELSNADVKAFMRWKNIY